A window of Diospyros lotus cultivar Yz01 chromosome 14, ASM1463336v1, whole genome shotgun sequence contains these coding sequences:
- the LOC127791194 gene encoding beta-glucuronosyltransferase GlcAT14A-like: MSILQLSAAPTPMAIAVRILMISFILTSLLVSLLFVPTHFTKPTTALLPPPITAVLPSSGNPYPVTFAYLISASRGDAQKLKRLLLALYHPGNYYLIHLDQAAPRREHREVARFVASEAVFGRVGNVWIVGKPNLVTYRGPTMLSTTLHAISMLLRSARWDWFINLSASDYPLVTQDDLIHAFTSLPRDLNFIQHSGHLGWKLNKRGKPIIMDPALHRLNKSNIWWATKQRTLPTAFKLYTGSAWTILSRSFAEYCIVGWDNLPRTLLLYYTNFVSSPEGYFQTLICNSKVYRNTTVNHDLHYITWDTPPKQHPRSLGLKDYRLMLLSGRPFARKFKQNDPVLGKIDRELLRRRRGEFAYGGWCSKDSETRKTCLVLQSENHGALTPGGGSRRLRAQLKKLLSAQNFSKRQCK, from the exons ATGTCCATACTGCAGCTTTCAGCAGCTCCCACTCCAATGGCAATTGCCGTCAGAATTCTCATGATCTCCTTCATCCTAACTTCCCTCCTCGTCTCCCTCCTCTTCGTCCCCACCCACTTCACAAAACCCACCACCGCACTACTCCCGCCGCCCATAACCGCCGTCCTCCCCAGCTCCGGCAACCCGTATCCCGTGACGTTCGCCTACTTGATCTCGGCGTCCAGAGGCGACGCCCAGAAGCTCAAGCGCCTGCTCCTCGCGCTGTACCACCCCGGGAACTACTACTTGATCCACTTGGACCAAGCCGCTCCCCGGAGAGAGCACAGGGAGGTCGCCAGGTTCGTCGCCAGCGAGGCCGTGTTTGGCCGAGTGGGAAATGTGTGGATTGTTGGGAAGCCTAATTTGGTCACCTACAGGGGTCCCACCATGCTCTCCACCACTCTCCATGCAATCTCTATGCTCTTGAGATCTGCCCGGTGGGATTGGTTCATCAATCTCAGTGCCTCCGATTATCCGTTGGTAACCCAAGATG ATCTGATTCATGCATTCACTAGCTTGCCAAGAGATCTGAATTTCATACAGCACAGCGGCCATCTGGGTTGGAAACT GAACAAGAGAGGAAAGCCAATTATAATGGACCCAGCACTCCATAGACTCAATAAATCAAACATCTGGTGGGCTACCAAACAGAGGACCCTCCCAACTGCTTTCAAGCTCTACACAG GGTCAGCCTGGACAATACTATCCAGATCTTTCGCAGAGTACTGCATAGTCGGCTGGGACAACCTCCCGAGGACTCTCCTCCTCTACTACACAAACTTCGTCTCCTCTCCAGAAGGCTACTTCCAGACGCTCATCTGCAACTCCAAGGTCTACAGAAACACGACAGTCAACCACGACCTCCACTACATCACCTGGGACACGCCTCCGAAGCAGCACCCCAGGTCGCTCGGCCTCAAGGACTACAGGCTAATGCTTCTCAGCGGCAGACCTTTCGCCCGGAAGTTCAAGCAGAACGATCCGGTCCTCGGCAAGATCGATCGCGAGCTCCTCAGAAGGCGGCGCGGCGAGTTTGCGTATGGCGGGTGGTGCTCGAAGGACAGCGAGACGAGGAAGACGTGCTTGGTCTTGCAGAGCGAGAATCATGGAGCCCTGACGCCGGGAGGTGGTTCCCGGCGGCTGAGAGCTCAGCTGAAGAAGCTGCTCTCAGCTCAGAATTTCAGCAAGCGGCAGTGTAAATGA